A portion of the Chromobacterium sp. IIBBL 290-4 genome contains these proteins:
- a CDS encoding prepilin-type N-terminal cleavage/methylation domain-containing protein, producing MTLPDRQRGFTLIEVMVVMLIIGVLATTVTLSLRPDTHRLLNDEAYRFARVLEQAGAAAEMGDTLALSWTGKGYAFSRMNDDGAWETVSEDLLAEHPWPDGIQGETALLDGKPWPKGRPVLLWQDGRAATLALSLAGAGRHLTVLQSPLGRVTVADGS from the coding sequence ATGACTTTGCCGGATCGCCAGCGCGGTTTCACGCTGATCGAGGTGATGGTGGTGATGCTGATCATCGGCGTCCTCGCCACCACCGTCACGCTCAGCCTGCGGCCGGACACCCATCGTCTGTTGAATGACGAGGCCTACCGTTTCGCCCGCGTGCTGGAACAGGCGGGCGCCGCCGCGGAAATGGGCGATACGCTGGCCTTGAGCTGGACGGGCAAAGGCTATGCCTTCAGCCGCATGAACGACGACGGCGCCTGGGAGACGGTCAGCGAGGACTTGCTGGCCGAGCATCCCTGGCCGGATGGCATCCAGGGCGAGACGGCCCTGCTGGACGGCAAGCCCTGGCCCAAGGGCAGGCCGGTGTTGCTGTGGCAGGATGGCCGCGCCGCCACGCTGGCGCTGAGCCTGGCGGGGGCGGGCCGTCACCTCACCGTGCTGCAATCGCCGTTGGGGCGGGTCACCGTGGCGGACGGCTCATGA
- the gspI gene encoding type II secretion system minor pseudopilin GspI: MRRQEGFTLFEVLVALAIIAVALGALLRATGLAADNAEGMERRMQANWEAQNQIAMLQALRQFPEPGQQAGESKEDGVEWRWERDVSTTPNPNFRKVVVRILAPGAGHYVLAEITGYLRQQPGGGG; the protein is encoded by the coding sequence ATGAGGCGGCAAGAGGGCTTTACCCTGTTCGAGGTATTGGTCGCGCTCGCCATCATCGCCGTGGCGCTGGGCGCTTTGCTGCGCGCCACCGGCCTTGCCGCCGACAACGCGGAAGGCATGGAGCGGCGGATGCAGGCCAATTGGGAGGCGCAGAACCAGATCGCGATGCTGCAGGCGCTGCGCCAGTTTCCCGAGCCGGGACAGCAGGCCGGGGAGAGCAAGGAAGACGGCGTCGAATGGCGCTGGGAGCGCGATGTCAGCACCACGCCTAACCCCAATTTCCGCAAAGTGGTAGTGCGCATCCTGGCGCCCGGCGCGGGGCATTACGTGCTGGCGGAGATCACCGGCTATCTGAGGCAGCAGCCGGGAGGCGGCGGGTGA
- a CDS encoding type II secretion system protein GspJ, whose amino-acid sequence MSAKTQRGMTLLEILVAMSLLAILSVMGYKAFGSLLIARERLMQTGEQWVDAARAFRRLESDLSGQQPSPTNGDQMLGAMLGASSLTLLEEGKGQSLVLESVSARYPGGMERISYQAGEKGLSWSAGSGGSGSEAPIAYTLLGAGMQVSWRVLLNDGSWQNVWPMGDGAQGRVARALEMRVKMPGGKQVHRVWVLP is encoded by the coding sequence GTGAGTGCGAAAACACAGCGCGGCATGACGCTGCTGGAAATCCTGGTGGCGATGAGCTTGCTCGCCATCCTGTCAGTGATGGGCTACAAGGCTTTCGGCTCATTGCTCATCGCCCGCGAGCGGCTGATGCAGACCGGGGAGCAATGGGTGGATGCCGCCCGCGCGTTCCGCCGTTTGGAAAGCGACTTGTCCGGCCAGCAGCCCTCGCCGACCAATGGCGACCAAATGCTGGGGGCGATGCTGGGCGCCAGCTCGCTGACGCTGCTGGAGGAGGGCAAAGGGCAATCGCTGGTGCTGGAGTCGGTTTCCGCCCGTTACCCCGGCGGGATGGAGCGCATCAGTTATCAGGCTGGCGAAAAGGGCTTGAGCTGGTCGGCGGGCAGCGGCGGCAGCGGTTCGGAAGCGCCTATCGCCTACACCTTGCTGGGCGCGGGCATGCAGGTTTCCTGGCGGGTGCTGCTGAATGACGGCAGCTGGCAAAACGTGTGGCCCATGGGCGATGGCGCCCAGGGGCGGGTGGCGCGGGCGCTGGAAATGCGGGTGAAGATGCCGGGCGGCAAGCAGGTGCACCGGGTATGGGTGCTGCCATGA
- the gspK gene encoding type II secretion system minor pseudopilin GspK yields MRKHQSGMAVIMALLIVALATTAASLVLWQQGLWWHQLENDKSRAQLRLVADAGLGWAMEILRFNNGPAGNGVVALSQLWAQPLPQTEAQGVKVSGSLSDLQGRFNINSLVVNGQTNADQLTFYKRLLTNLQLPSKLSDPVVKALRGGKGEDEKPVGGDAAAAPASSHPLLRVEMLRWLPGYTPEVMEKLLPHIAALPSTVNQINVNTATDKVLKTMLPGAGDGNLLVMLKQRQSNYFKDAADFKARLPAPGTVAYPDGGIVTASNYFQLDSKSSYGKAKLAMRAMIYSNQNVVRLVWRQDGNDGRVAAGVANGSAAAESGNAGPIRSGG; encoded by the coding sequence ATGAGAAAACATCAGTCCGGCATGGCGGTGATCATGGCCTTGCTCATCGTCGCGCTGGCGACGACGGCGGCCAGCCTGGTGCTGTGGCAGCAGGGCCTGTGGTGGCATCAGCTGGAAAACGACAAGAGCCGCGCCCAGCTGCGTTTGGTGGCGGACGCCGGCCTGGGCTGGGCGATGGAGATTTTGCGCTTCAACAACGGACCGGCCGGCAACGGCGTGGTGGCGCTGTCCCAGCTGTGGGCGCAGCCCTTGCCGCAGACCGAGGCGCAGGGCGTGAAGGTCAGCGGCTCGCTCAGCGATCTGCAAGGCCGTTTCAATATCAATTCGCTGGTGGTGAATGGCCAGACCAATGCCGATCAACTGACCTTCTACAAGCGTTTGCTGACCAATCTGCAGCTGCCGAGCAAGCTGTCCGATCCGGTGGTGAAGGCCTTGCGCGGCGGCAAGGGCGAGGATGAGAAGCCGGTCGGCGGCGACGCCGCCGCGGCACCCGCGTCCAGCCATCCCTTGTTGAGGGTGGAAATGCTGCGCTGGCTGCCGGGCTATACCCCGGAGGTGATGGAAAAGCTGCTGCCGCATATCGCGGCGCTGCCGTCCACGGTGAATCAGATCAACGTCAACACCGCCACTGACAAGGTGTTGAAGACGATGCTGCCTGGCGCGGGCGACGGCAATCTGCTGGTGATGCTCAAGCAGCGGCAGAGCAATTATTTCAAGGACGCTGCCGATTTCAAGGCGCGCCTGCCCGCGCCGGGCACGGTCGCCTATCCGGATGGCGGCATCGTGACGGCGTCCAACTATTTCCAGCTCGACAGCAAGTCCAGCTACGGCAAGGCCAAGCTGGCGATGCGGGCGATGATTTACAGCAATCAGAATGTCGTCAGATTGGTCTGGCGGCAGGACGGCAATGATGGCCGCGTGGCGGCCGGCGTGGCGAACGGATCCGCTGCCGCCGAATCGGGCAACGCCGGGCCGATACGCTCGGGCGGCTGA
- the gspL gene encoding type II secretion system protein GspL, which yields MTTLRLYLRPGWPDSEPGLPWALLNARGEPAAQGDSAPGGWPKAEHCELVLPAGRTLFTDVKLPDAVKQPAAAVVGFALEERLGNDPAANLYALGDNGADGRRAVAVTEAASVRRAVAMLKQLGRLCDRIVPEECLMPAPAADGWSVTRLADRWLVRAAAPFAASLPLGGALLEQHLFASLMAASPPASLRLSGVDSVDEVLSRLPGWQGEASRVDRYDWRSGRRQGAFDFAQGELAANRLWRDWAPSFKRAGWLLGMLVVAQLALTLGQSGWYAWQKHSLSQRIVKTATPWIGGQALPGSSALPMLRAVDRLRLSHGQAARDDMVELMGALAAVAGRDLQVRTLEYESGRLKLQVADVPPEALARWRKQLEARQILLDAVSSQPGAKQLVIAREP from the coding sequence ATGACGACGCTGCGACTCTATCTCAGGCCGGGTTGGCCCGATAGCGAGCCCGGCTTGCCCTGGGCCTTGCTGAACGCCCGCGGCGAACCGGCCGCCCAGGGTGACAGCGCGCCGGGCGGCTGGCCTAAGGCCGAGCACTGCGAGCTGGTGTTGCCGGCGGGCCGCACGCTGTTCACCGATGTGAAGCTGCCGGATGCGGTCAAGCAGCCGGCGGCGGCGGTGGTGGGCTTCGCGCTGGAGGAAAGGCTGGGCAACGATCCCGCTGCGAATTTGTACGCCCTGGGCGACAACGGGGCCGATGGCCGCCGCGCCGTGGCGGTGACCGAGGCGGCCTCGGTGCGGCGCGCCGTGGCCATGCTCAAGCAACTGGGCCGCTTGTGCGACCGCATCGTGCCGGAGGAGTGCCTCATGCCGGCGCCGGCGGCGGATGGCTGGAGCGTGACCCGTCTGGCCGACCGCTGGCTGGTGCGCGCGGCCGCGCCGTTCGCCGCCAGCCTGCCGCTGGGCGGCGCGTTGCTGGAGCAGCATTTGTTCGCCTCCTTGATGGCGGCGTCTCCTCCGGCGTCCTTGCGGCTGTCGGGCGTGGACAGCGTGGACGAAGTGCTGAGCCGTTTGCCGGGCTGGCAGGGTGAGGCCAGTCGAGTCGACCGTTACGACTGGCGCAGCGGCCGCCGCCAAGGGGCTTTCGATTTCGCCCAGGGCGAATTGGCGGCCAACCGCCTGTGGCGCGACTGGGCGCCGTCTTTCAAGCGGGCGGGCTGGCTGCTTGGCATGCTGGTGGTCGCCCAATTGGCGCTGACCTTGGGCCAGTCCGGCTGGTACGCCTGGCAGAAGCACAGCCTGTCGCAACGCATCGTCAAAACCGCGACGCCGTGGATAGGCGGCCAGGCTTTGCCGGGCAGTAGCGCGCTGCCGATGCTGCGGGCGGTCGATCGGCTGAGGCTGAGCCACGGCCAGGCGGCGCGGGACGATATGGTCGAGCTGATGGGCGCTTTGGCGGCGGTCGCCGGCCGCGATTTGCAGGTGCGGACGCTGGAGTACGAATCCGGCCGCCTCAAGCTGCAAGTGGCGGATGTGCCGCCGGAAGCGCTGGCGCGCTGGCGCAAGCAGCTGGAAGCCAGGCAGATTCTGCTGGACGCGGTCAGCAGCCAGCCTGGCGCCAAGCAATTGGTGATCGCGCGGGAGCCTTGA
- the gspM gene encoding type II secretion system protein GspM, producing MQAYKQQFLEYWSQRSAREQRLLTLMGAVLGVAFLYLGVWEPAQASLQRNRGAVARLQAEAGMVESLAAEADKLKRQPAQTPLPAKELIPLLQQTAKSQGASLANLQFSPDGESGVDVEGVVGFDDWVRYLGILSAQQQVRVVSAKAEAQGVPGQAKVKALLMHAGAAE from the coding sequence ATGCAAGCGTACAAACAACAATTTCTCGAATACTGGAGCCAGCGCAGCGCGCGAGAGCAGCGGCTGCTGACCTTGATGGGCGCGGTGCTGGGCGTGGCCTTTTTGTACCTGGGCGTGTGGGAGCCGGCGCAGGCTTCATTGCAGCGCAATCGCGGCGCGGTGGCCAGGCTGCAGGCCGAGGCTGGCATGGTGGAGTCGCTGGCGGCCGAGGCGGACAAGCTCAAGCGCCAGCCGGCGCAGACGCCGCTGCCGGCCAAGGAACTGATCCCTTTGCTGCAGCAGACGGCCAAGAGCCAGGGCGCGTCGCTGGCCAATTTGCAGTTCAGCCCGGACGGCGAGTCGGGGGTGGATGTCGAAGGCGTGGTCGGCTTTGACGATTGGGTGCGCTATCTGGGGATCTTGTCCGCGCAGCAGCAAGTGCGCGTGGTGAGCGCCAAGGCCGAGGCGCAAGGCGTGCCGGGCCAAGCCAAGGTCAAGGCCCTGCTCATGCATGCGGGAGCGGCGGAATGA
- a CDS encoding type II secretion system protein N, with translation MKRKIAKWSLIGLAALAGLVSALPANWLSVPVSRVSGGHWDVSQAKGTLWDGGAQLVYLGAGGEVQAMSPIAWQWQPKALMSGLLVWHLDSAGQPGMLQLGWGKQEVRGLALSLPMAALANLSKTWQAARLGGEVQVNVPQLARQGKALSGNVQLAWRGAASPLTTALPFGSYQLDIAGTPQGASLTLSTLEGPLMLNGQGSVSPQGVFQMAGSGESPPDKYDALKPLMLMLGQPSGPTGINWQIKPGM, from the coding sequence ATGAAGCGGAAAATCGCCAAGTGGAGTCTGATCGGCCTGGCCGCCTTGGCCGGCCTGGTATCGGCGCTGCCCGCCAACTGGCTGTCGGTCCCGGTGTCGCGCGTCAGCGGCGGGCATTGGGATGTCAGCCAGGCCAAGGGCACGCTGTGGGATGGCGGCGCGCAGCTGGTTTACTTGGGCGCGGGCGGCGAGGTGCAGGCCATGAGCCCCATCGCCTGGCAATGGCAGCCCAAGGCGCTGATGTCCGGCCTGCTGGTATGGCATCTGGACAGCGCCGGCCAGCCGGGCATGCTGCAGCTGGGCTGGGGCAAGCAGGAAGTGAGGGGCCTGGCCTTGTCGCTGCCGATGGCGGCCTTGGCCAATCTGTCCAAGACCTGGCAGGCGGCCAGACTGGGCGGCGAAGTGCAGGTCAATGTGCCGCAGCTGGCTCGCCAGGGGAAGGCGCTCAGCGGCAATGTGCAGCTGGCATGGCGCGGCGCGGCGTCGCCCCTGACTACGGCCTTGCCCTTCGGCAGTTATCAGCTGGACATCGCCGGCACGCCGCAGGGCGCCAGCCTGACGCTGTCCACGCTGGAAGGGCCGCTGATGCTGAACGGCCAGGGCAGCGTGTCGCCGCAGGGCGTGTTCCAGATGGCGGGGAGCGGCGAGAGCCCGCCGGACAAGTACGACGCGCTCAAGCCCTTGATGCTGATGCTGGGCCAGCCCTCCGGCCCGACCGGCATCAACTGGCAGATCAAACCGGGGATGTGA
- the carA gene encoding glutamine-hydrolyzing carbamoyl-phosphate synthase small subunit, with translation MSNTPAILVLADGTLFRGSAIGAAGHTVGEVVFNTAITGYQEILTDPSYTRQIVTLTYPHIGNVGANSEDTESRAVFASGLIIRDLPLLHSNFRAEDSLSDYLKKHNVVAIADIDTRKLTRILREKGAQAGCIMAGDIDEARALELARGFGSMAGQDLARVVSCQKPYAWTEKQWKLGAGYQIQAATRFHVVAYDFGVKHNILRMLAERGCQLTIVPAQTPAADVLALNPHGVFLSNGPGDPEPCDYAIAAIREILETKLPVFGICLGHQLLGLATGAQTSKMKFGHHGANHPVQDLDSGRVMITSQNHGFQVDETSLPANVRVTHRSLFDGTVQGIALTDRPAFSFQGHPEASPGPEDVAYLFDRFISAMAERQ, from the coding sequence GTGTCAAACACCCCCGCAATCCTTGTCTTGGCTGACGGCACGCTTTTTAGAGGTAGTGCTATCGGTGCCGCCGGCCATACGGTCGGCGAGGTGGTATTCAATACTGCCATCACCGGTTATCAGGAAATCCTCACGGATCCTTCCTATACCAGGCAGATCGTCACTCTGACCTATCCCCATATCGGAAACGTCGGCGCGAATTCGGAAGATACCGAATCCCGCGCCGTTTTTGCATCCGGCCTGATCATTCGCGATCTGCCGCTGCTGCACAGCAACTTCCGCGCCGAAGATTCGCTGTCCGATTACCTGAAGAAGCACAATGTCGTCGCCATCGCCGATATCGACACCCGCAAGCTGACTCGCATTCTGCGCGAGAAGGGCGCTCAGGCCGGCTGCATCATGGCCGGCGACATCGACGAGGCCCGCGCGCTGGAACTGGCGCGCGGCTTCGGCTCCATGGCCGGCCAGGATCTGGCCCGCGTGGTGAGCTGCCAGAAGCCTTACGCCTGGACCGAGAAGCAATGGAAGCTGGGCGCCGGTTATCAGATCCAGGCCGCCACCCGTTTCCATGTGGTCGCCTATGACTTCGGCGTCAAGCACAACATCCTGCGCATGCTGGCAGAACGCGGCTGCCAGCTGACCATCGTCCCGGCCCAGACGCCGGCCGCCGATGTGCTGGCGCTCAATCCGCACGGCGTGTTCCTGTCCAACGGCCCCGGCGATCCGGAACCGTGCGACTACGCCATCGCCGCCATCCGCGAGATTCTGGAGACCAAGCTGCCGGTGTTCGGCATCTGCCTGGGCCATCAGCTGTTGGGCCTGGCGACCGGCGCGCAAACGTCCAAAATGAAGTTCGGCCACCACGGCGCCAACCACCCGGTGCAAGACCTGGATTCCGGCCGCGTGATGATCACCAGCCAGAACCACGGCTTCCAGGTGGATGAGACCAGCCTGCCGGCCAATGTCCGCGTCACCCACCGTTCCTTGTTCGACGGCACGGTGCAGGGCATCGCGCTGACCGACCGTCCGGCCTTCTCCTTCCAGGGCCACCCGGAAGCGAGCCCGGGTCCGGAAGACGTCGCCTATCTGTTTGACCGTTTCATCTCGGCGATGGCCGAGCGGCAGTAA
- the leuE gene encoding leucine efflux protein LeuE yields MFGITDLTTYLIGTLIVILLPGPNMMFVLSVAAQRGPRAGFAAAAGVLSGDFTLMTLAALGAAGLLQANPALFSVIKYIGGAYLGWLGFNMVKGALMAWARARRGEEGKAAPSALSSGHPYGKALFISLMNPKAILFFVSFFVQFVDPAYPHPGLTFAALGAIVQCCSLSYMTLLILAGNRMADAFRRRRKLSAALGGSVGAVFVGFGAKLAAAGLG; encoded by the coding sequence ATGTTTGGCATTACCGACCTGACCACCTATTTGATAGGCACCTTGATCGTCATCCTGCTGCCCGGCCCGAACATGATGTTCGTGCTGTCGGTGGCGGCGCAGCGCGGGCCGCGCGCCGGCTTCGCCGCCGCCGCCGGCGTGCTGAGCGGCGATTTCACGCTGATGACGCTGGCCGCGCTGGGCGCGGCTGGCCTGTTGCAGGCCAATCCGGCGTTGTTTTCCGTGATCAAGTACATCGGCGGCGCGTATCTGGGCTGGCTGGGCTTCAATATGGTGAAGGGGGCCTTGATGGCTTGGGCGCGCGCGCGCCGCGGCGAAGAGGGCAAGGCGGCGCCGTCGGCGCTGTCCAGCGGCCACCCGTACGGCAAGGCGCTGTTCATCAGCTTGATGAACCCGAAGGCGATTTTATTCTTCGTGTCCTTTTTCGTGCAGTTCGTCGATCCGGCCTATCCGCATCCTGGCCTGACCTTCGCCGCGCTGGGCGCCATCGTGCAGTGCTGCAGCCTGAGTTATATGACGCTGCTGATCCTGGCCGGCAACCGCATGGCCGACGCCTTCCGCCGCCGCCGCAAGCTGTCGGCGGCGCTGGGCGGCTCGGTGGGCGCGGTGTTCGTCGGCTTCGGCGCCAAATTGGCGGCCGCCGGGCTGGGCTAA
- the carB gene encoding carbamoyl-phosphate synthase large subunit, with protein sequence MPKRTDIKSILIIGAGPIVIGQACEFDYSGAQACKALREEGYKVILVNSNPATIMTDPDMADVTYIEPISWPVVEKIIAKERPDAILPTMGGQTALNCALDLAKHGVLEKYKVELIGATEDAIDKAEDRGRFKEAMAKIGLSCPLSFVCHTLEESLEAQTKVGFPTLIRPSFTMGGSGGGIAYNKEEFLAICERGFEASPTHELLIEQSVLGWKEYEMEVVRDKNDNCIIICSIENFDPMGVHTGDSITVAPAQTLTDKEYQIMRNASLAVLREIGVDTGGSNVQFATNPATGEMIVIEMNPRVSRSSALASKATGFPIAKIAAKLAVGFTLDELKNDITGGATPASFEPSIDYVVTKIPRFAFEKFPQADDRLTTQMKSVGEVMAMGRTLQESMQKALRGLETGLSGFDSVTTDEAAIRHELGAPGPERILYVADAFRIGMSRDDIHAVSKIDPWFLAQIEDIVGEEKALAGRKVEDMEYSELRRLKRKGFSDRRLGELLATDQAAVRAKRWALNLHPVYKRVDTCAAEFATNTAYMYSTYEEECESNPSDRKKVMVLGGGPNRIGQGIEFDYCCVHAALSLRESGFETIMVNCNPETVSTDYDTSDRLYFEPLTLEDVLEICRIEKPFGVIVQYGGQTPLKLARALEANGVPIIGTTPDMIDAAEDRERFQKLLNELGLKQPPNRTARAPAEAMKLAEEIGYPLVVRPSYVLGGRAMEIVHEPADLERYMREAVKVSNDSPVLLDRFLNDAIEVDVDCVSDGEQVVIGGIMQHVEQAGVHSGDSACSLPPYSLFPALQDEIRRQTEAMARALNVVGLMNVQFAIQGETIYVLEVNPRASRTVPFVSKVTSAPLAKIAARAMAGIKLADQGFTKEVIPPFYAVKEAVFPFIKFPGVDTILGPEMKSTGEVMGVGKTFAEAYVKAQLGAGDRLPKTGKVFLSVRDGDKNGAVDVARELQRLGFGICCTRGTAKHLTEAGLIVQVVNKVNEGRPHIVDMIKNGEVDLVINTVDEKRTAIQDSHSIRRSALQARVPQYTTLSAAKAVCVGMKHAEAFDVYSVQQLHAQIAG encoded by the coding sequence ATGCCAAAGCGTACCGACATCAAAAGCATTCTGATCATTGGCGCCGGCCCGATCGTCATCGGTCAGGCCTGCGAGTTCGACTACTCCGGCGCCCAGGCTTGCAAGGCGCTGCGCGAGGAGGGCTATAAAGTCATCCTGGTGAACTCCAATCCGGCCACCATCATGACCGATCCGGACATGGCCGACGTGACCTATATCGAGCCCATCAGCTGGCCGGTGGTGGAAAAAATCATCGCCAAGGAGCGTCCGGACGCGATCCTGCCGACCATGGGCGGCCAGACCGCGCTGAACTGCGCGCTGGACCTGGCCAAGCACGGCGTCCTTGAGAAATACAAGGTCGAGCTGATCGGCGCCACCGAAGACGCCATCGACAAGGCCGAAGACCGCGGCCGCTTCAAGGAGGCCATGGCCAAGATCGGCCTGTCCTGCCCGCTGTCTTTTGTCTGTCACACGCTGGAAGAATCGCTGGAAGCGCAGACCAAGGTCGGCTTCCCGACGCTGATCCGCCCGTCCTTCACCATGGGCGGCTCCGGCGGCGGCATCGCCTACAACAAGGAAGAATTCCTGGCGATCTGCGAGCGCGGCTTCGAGGCTTCCCCTACCCATGAGCTGCTGATCGAGCAGTCGGTGCTGGGCTGGAAGGAATACGAGATGGAAGTCGTTCGCGACAAGAACGACAACTGCATCATCATCTGTTCGATCGAAAACTTCGACCCGATGGGCGTGCACACTGGCGATTCCATCACCGTGGCCCCGGCGCAGACGCTGACCGACAAGGAATACCAGATCATGCGCAACGCCTCGCTGGCGGTGCTGCGCGAGATCGGCGTGGATACCGGCGGCTCCAATGTGCAGTTCGCCACCAATCCGGCCACCGGCGAGATGATCGTCATCGAGATGAACCCGCGCGTGAGCCGTTCCTCCGCGCTGGCGTCCAAGGCCACCGGCTTCCCGATCGCCAAGATCGCCGCCAAGCTGGCGGTGGGCTTCACGCTGGACGAGCTGAAGAACGACATCACCGGCGGCGCCACCCCGGCTTCGTTCGAGCCGTCGATCGACTACGTGGTCACCAAGATTCCGCGTTTCGCGTTTGAAAAATTCCCGCAGGCCGACGACCGCCTGACCACCCAGATGAAATCGGTGGGCGAAGTGATGGCCATGGGCCGCACGCTGCAGGAGTCGATGCAGAAAGCGCTGCGCGGTCTGGAGACCGGCTTGTCCGGCTTCGACTCGGTGACCACCGACGAAGCCGCCATCCGCCACGAGCTGGGCGCGCCGGGACCGGAACGCATTCTGTACGTGGCCGACGCCTTCCGCATCGGCATGAGCCGCGACGACATCCACGCCGTCAGCAAGATCGACCCGTGGTTCCTGGCCCAGATTGAGGACATCGTCGGCGAGGAAAAGGCGCTGGCCGGCCGCAAGGTTGAGGACATGGAGTACAGCGAACTGCGCCGCCTGAAGCGCAAGGGCTTCTCCGACCGCCGTCTGGGCGAGCTCTTGGCCACCGACCAGGCCGCCGTGCGCGCCAAGCGCTGGGCGCTGAACCTGCACCCGGTGTACAAGCGCGTGGACACCTGCGCGGCGGAATTCGCCACCAACACCGCCTATATGTACTCGACCTATGAGGAAGAGTGCGAGTCCAACCCGTCCGACCGCAAGAAGGTGATGGTGCTGGGCGGCGGGCCGAACCGCATCGGCCAGGGCATCGAGTTCGACTACTGCTGCGTGCACGCCGCGCTGAGCCTGCGCGAATCCGGTTTCGAGACCATCATGGTCAACTGCAATCCGGAAACCGTGTCCACCGACTACGACACATCCGATCGCCTGTACTTCGAGCCGCTGACGCTGGAAGACGTGCTGGAAATCTGCCGCATCGAGAAGCCGTTCGGCGTCATCGTGCAGTACGGCGGCCAGACCCCGCTGAAGCTGGCGCGCGCCCTGGAAGCCAACGGCGTGCCCATCATCGGCACCACACCGGACATGATCGACGCCGCCGAAGACCGCGAGCGCTTCCAGAAGCTGTTGAACGAGCTGGGCCTGAAGCAGCCGCCGAACCGCACCGCCCGCGCGCCGGCCGAGGCGATGAAGCTGGCCGAAGAAATCGGCTACCCGCTGGTGGTGCGCCCGTCCTACGTGCTGGGCGGCCGCGCGATGGAAATCGTCCACGAGCCGGCTGATCTGGAACGCTATATGCGCGAAGCGGTGAAAGTGTCCAATGACAGCCCGGTGCTGCTGGACCGCTTCCTCAACGACGCCATCGAAGTCGATGTCGACTGCGTGTCCGACGGCGAGCAAGTGGTGATCGGCGGCATCATGCAGCACGTGGAGCAAGCCGGCGTCCACTCCGGCGACTCGGCGTGCTCGCTGCCGCCGTACAGCCTGTTCCCGGCGCTGCAGGATGAAATCCGCCGCCAGACCGAGGCGATGGCGCGCGCGCTGAATGTGGTCGGCCTGATGAATGTGCAGTTCGCCATCCAGGGCGAGACCATCTACGTGCTGGAGGTGAACCCGCGCGCCTCGCGCACCGTGCCTTTCGTTTCCAAGGTGACGTCCGCGCCGCTGGCCAAGATCGCCGCCCGCGCCATGGCCGGCATCAAGCTGGCTGACCAAGGCTTCACCAAGGAAGTGATCCCGCCGTTCTATGCGGTGAAGGAAGCGGTGTTCCCCTTCATCAAGTTCCCGGGCGTCGATACCATCCTGGGGCCGGAAATGAAGTCCACCGGCGAAGTGATGGGCGTCGGCAAGACCTTCGCCGAGGCTTACGTCAAGGCGCAGCTGGGCGCGGGCGACCGCTTGCCCAAGACCGGCAAGGTGTTCCTGTCGGTGCGCGACGGCGACAAGAACGGCGCGGTGGACGTGGCGCGCGAGCTGCAGCGTCTGGGCTTCGGCATCTGCTGCACCCGCGGCACCGCCAAGCATCTGACCGAAGCCGGCCTGATCGTGCAGGTGGTCAACAAGGTGAACGAAGGCCGTCCGCACATCGTCGACATGATCAAGAACGGCGAAGTGGATCTGGTGATCAACACGGTTGATGAGAAGCGCACCGCGATCCAGGACAGCCATTCCATCCGCCGCTCCGCCTTGCAGGCGCGCGTGCCGCAATACACCACGCTGTCCGCCGCCAAGGCGGTATGCGTGGGCATGAAGCACGCCGAGGCCTTCGATGTGTACAGCGTGCAGCAGCTGCACGCGCAGATCGCCGGCTAA
- the greA gene encoding transcription elongation factor GreA → MTKVPLTVRGAELLKEELQRLKSVERPSVIEAIAEARSHGDLSENAEYDAAKERQAFVEGRIAELEGKLSNAVIINPIELNADGRVVFGATVELMDLETEDNVTYQIVGDDEADIKDAKVSVNSPIARALIGKEAGDVAEVVAPGGIREYEVLDVKYV, encoded by the coding sequence ATGACCAAAGTCCCGTTGACTGTACGCGGCGCCGAACTTCTGAAAGAAGAATTGCAACGCCTGAAGAGCGTGGAGCGTCCGTCGGTGATCGAGGCGATCGCCGAAGCCCGCTCCCATGGCGACCTGTCGGAAAACGCCGAATACGACGCCGCCAAGGAGCGCCAGGCGTTTGTCGAAGGCCGCATCGCCGAGCTGGAAGGCAAGCTGTCCAACGCCGTGATCATCAACCCTATCGAGCTGAACGCCGATGGCCGCGTGGTGTTCGGCGCCACCGTCGAGCTGATGGATCTGGAGACGGAAGACAATGTCACCTACCAGATCGTCGGCGATGACGAAGCCGACATCAAGGACGCCAAGGTATCGGTGAACTCGCCGATCGCCCGCGCCCTAATTGGCAAGGAAGCCGGCGACGTGGCCGAAGTAGTGGCCCCGGGCGGCATCCGCGAGTACGAAGTGCTCGACGTCAAATACGTTTGA